From Coffea arabica cultivar ET-39 chromosome 10e, Coffea Arabica ET-39 HiFi, whole genome shotgun sequence, one genomic window encodes:
- the LOC113710900 gene encoding pentatricopeptide repeat-containing protein At1g03100, mitochondrial, which produces MLHGEMISLRKLAYHTPRLSSALLQSLATGGLRTYEKFSVAEWSCRPSTLIRELKSTNLIEKSNCLDFRTGFTRSSLPFSTVAGTILVQARDPGKLCQELEVAIEELRLSDAWNLYKQYMHMEGFPRKSIVNVLVASLVESLDVQWLEKAYALFEQASEEHKQNLFEKETLIYLSLGLARCGLPVPSSTILRKLIEMEQFPPINAWATILAYMSQTSPGAYIAAELVLEIGYLFQDGRVDPRKKVNAPLIAMKPNTTAFSIALAGCLLFNSARKAEQLLDMVPRIGLKVDATLLIILAHVYENNGRTEELKKLQRQIDESYGVSDLQFLQFHNCLLSSHLKVGDLDSASQMVLEMLQRAKKAQSSFGATTSAFKMVANGNRSSSGHVSKEDLDCREPDGVEYPTLRPLLSFENFSRDRKFLKLEAEAKELLDVLVFKVQRQVELISTEHGILQPTERLYVKLVKAFLESQRTKDLAEFLIKAEKEGSPVSADKSTLIHVIKSCISLGWLDQAHDLLDEMRLAGIRTGSSVYADLLKAYCKENRAGEVTSLLRDARKAGIQLDASCYEALIESQVLQKDTQGAFFLFKEMKEAKIRRGGHQDFEMLVKGCSESGETDLMSKLLQEIKEGHKIDCGVHAWNNVIHFFCKKRLMQDAENAYKKMKSLGHSPNAQTFHSLVMGYAAIGTKYTEVTELWGQMKALAFSSKMKFDQELLDAVLYTFVRGGFFVRANEVVDMLERGNLFIDKYRYRTLFLKYHKTLYKGKAPKFQTESQMKRREAALNFKKWVGLS; this is translated from the coding sequence ATGCTACATGGAGAAATGATATCTTTGCGGAAACTGGCCTACCATACTCCAAGACTATCTTCTGCATTACTTCAATCACTTGCTACTGGTGGTTTGAGGACTTATGAGAAATTTTCAGTAGCAGAATGGAGTTGCAGGCCTTCCACCCTGATCAGGGAATTAAAATCAACCAACTTAATAGAGAAAAGCAATTGTTTGGATTTCCGGACAGGCTTTACTCGTTCTTCACTACCTTTTTCTACTGTTGCAGGAACAATTCTTGTCCAGGCTCGAGACCCAGGCAAACTGTGCCAGGAGTTAGAAGTTGCAATCGAGGAACTCAGACTAAGTGATGCTTGGAATTTATACAAGCAATACATGCATATGGAGGGATTTCCTAGGAAATCAATTGTCAATGTGCTTGTAGCTTCGTTGGTAGAAAGTTTAGATGTTCAATGGCTGGAGAAGGCTTATGCATTGTTTGAACAAGCCTCAGAAGAGCACAAGCAGAACCTTTTTGAAAAGGAGACTCTAATTTATCTCTCTTTGGGACTTGCTAGATGTGGACTGCCTGTTCCTTCATCAACTATTCTGAGAAAGCTTATTGAGATGGAGCAATTTCCACCCATTAATGCTTGGGCTACAATCCTGGCATATATGTCACAGACCTCTCCTGGAGCATACATTGCAGCTGAGTTGGTTCTTGAGATTGGTTATTTATTCCAGGATGGAAGGGTGGACCCACGTAAAAAGGTCAATGCACCATTGATAGCCATGAAACCCAATACAACTGCATTTAGCATTGCTTTGGCGGGTTGTCTTCTATTCAATTCTGCTAGGAAAGCCGAGCAACTACTTGACATGGTGCCTCGGATCGGTTTAAAAGTGGATGCTACCTTGTTGATCATTTTGGCTCATGTGTATGAAAATAACGGACGAACAGAAGAGCTGAAGAAGCTTCAGAGGCAAATTGACGAATCTTATGGTGTAAGTGACTTACAGTTTCTCCAGTTTCATAATTGCTTACTCTCAAGTCATCTAAAAGTCGGGGATCTAGATTCTGCATCTCAAATGGTGCTGGAAATGCTTCAGAGGGCAAAGAAAGCGCAAAGTTCTTTTGGGGCAACCACTTCAGCATTCAAAATGGTAGCAAATGGTAATAGATCATCCTCTGGACATGTTTCTAAAGAGGATTTAGACTGCAGAGAACCAGATGGAGTGGAATATCCTACACTACGccctcttttgtcttttgaaaaTTTCTCTAGAGACAGGAAGTTTTTGAAACTTGAGGCAGAGGCCAAAGAATTACTTGATGTTTTGGTTTTCAAGGTACAGAGACAAGTAGAATTAATATCTACTGAACATGGTATTCTCCAGCCAACAGAGAGATTGTATGTGAAATTGGTTAAGGCTTTCTTGGAATCACAGAGGACAAAAGATTTGGCAGAGTTTCTAATCAAAGCCGAGAAAGAAGGTTCTCCAGTTTCTGCAGATAAGTCTACCTTAATACATGTCATAAAATCATGCATATCCCTTGGATGGTTAGACCAGGCTCATGATCTGCTTGATGAAATGCGCTTGGCAGGTATTAGAACTGGTTCTTCTGTATATGCCGACCTCCTAAAAGCATATTGTAAAGAAAATCGAGCAGGAGAGGTAACATCATTGCTTAGGGATGCCCGTAAAGCTGGAATACAGCTAGATGCAAGCTGCTATGAAGCATTGATCGAGTCACAGGTGCTCCAAAAGGATACTCAAGGGGCCTTTTTTCTGTTCAAAGAGATGAAAGAGGCTAAAATACGCAGAGGTGGTCATCAAGATTTTGAGATGCTGGTTAAAGGATGTAGTGAGAGTGGTGAAACTGATCTAATGTCAAAACTCTTGCAGGAAATTAAGGAAGGGCATAAAATTGATTGTGGAGTTCATGCCTGGAATAATGTTATTCACTTTTTCTGCAAGAAGAGGCTGATGCAGGATGCTGAAAATGCatataagaaaatgaaaagcttGGGTCACTCCCCGAATGCACAAACTTTCCACTCTCTTGTAATGGGCTATGCTGCTATTGGGACAAAATATACAGAGGTTACAGAATTATGGGGTCAGATGAAGGCTCTTGCCTTTTCCAGCAAGATGAAGTTTGATCAGGAACTATTGGATGCTGTGCTTTATACATTTGTGAGGGGTGGGTTCTTCGTTCGAGCCAATGAAGTTGTTGACATGCTTGAGAGGGGAAACTTGTTCATTGACAAATATAGATACCGAACCCTGTTCCTGAAGTACCATAAAACACTATACAAGGGCAAGGCTCCAAAGTTTCAGACAGAATCCCAAATGAAAAGAAGAGAAGCAgctttgaatttcaaaaagtGGGTTGGTCTAAGTTGA
- the LOC113711756 gene encoding putative lipase ROG1, which translates to MGSVEEEMKEDSKAVEDSNLEMGSEKKENRAEMQKKGNKDKRKKKLKQRRNFILRRFSCIRMDDEYPTVDEPTGEGSFNMQAVTDRTPTHLIVMVNGIIGSAQNWRYVAKQFVKAYPKDVLVHCSESNSAMLTFDGVDVMGKRLADEVLSVVQKHPNLQKISFLGHSLGGLVTRYAIAVLYGKDFTRKSHEENGDCKLDESKESLSEDKYKGKIAGLDPVNFITSATPHLGSRGHKQVPLFCGLYTLEKVASHTAGILGRTGKHLFLTDGHDGKPPLLFQMVNDSEDLQFISALQSFKQRVAYANVRYDHLVGWSTSSLRRRNELPKRRNLLKNDKYPHIVNVETAKTAISQEETDVRVEGFRIADMEEVMLRSLTKLSWERVDVSFKGSKQRYFAHTTIQVQSHCMNSDGADVIQHMIDNFQL; encoded by the exons ATGGGTTCTGTGGAGGAGGAGATGAAGGAAGATTCTAAAGCTGTTGAAGATAGCAACCTTGAAATGGGTTCAGAAAAGAAGGAGAACAGAGCAGAAATGCAGAAGAAAGGAAACAAGgataaaaggaagaagaagttGAAACAGAGGCGAAATTTTATTCTGCGAAGATTCAGTTGTATCAGAATGGACGATGAATATCCGACGGTTGATGAACCGACTGGCGAGGGAAGTTTTAATATGCAGGCTGTTACGGATCGTACACcgactcacttaattgttatgGTTAACGGTATTATTGGAAg TGCACAGAATTGGAGGTATGTTGCAAAACAGTTTGTGAAGGCATATCCCAAGGATGTTCTAGTGCATT GCAGTGAGTCTAACTCAGCAATGCTGACATTTGATGGGGTTGATGTAATGGGAAAGAGGCTGGCTGATGAG GTGTTATCCGTTGTTCAAAAGCATCCAAACCTTCAGAAGATATCTTTTCTAGGTCATTCGCTTGGTGGCCTGGTAACAAGGTATGCTATAGCTGTGCTTTATGGAAAAGATTTTACCAGAAAATCCCACGAAGAAAATGGAGATTGTAAGCTTGACGAATCCAAAGAATCATTATCTGAAGACAAATATAAAGGCAAAATTGCTGGACTGGACCCTGTGAATTTTATAACCTCTGCAACTCCTCACCTTGGTTCAAGGGGCCATAAACAG GTCCCTTTGTTCTGTGGATTGTACACCTTGGAGAAAGTAGCATCACATACAGCAGGGATACTTGGAAGAACCGGAAAGCATTTATTTCTGACTGACGGTCATGATGGGAAACCTCCACTTCTGTTTCAAATGGTCAATGATTCTGAAGATCTTCAATTTAT ATCCGCATTGCAATCATTTAAGCAACGCGTGGCCTATGCAAATGTACGATATGACC ATCTTGTTGGGTGGAGTACATCATCTTTGCGACGTCGGAATGAGCTTCCAAAG CGGCGCAATCTGTTAAAAAATGATAAGTACCCACATATCGTGAACGTAGAGACTGCAAAAACAGCCATTTCACAAGAAGAGACGGATGTTCGAGTCGAGGGATTTAGGATTGCGGACATGGAAG AGGTCATGCTGAgaagtttaacaaaattgaGCTGGGAACGTGTTGACGTCAGTTTCAAAGGAAGTAAACAGAGATATTTTGCTCACACCACCATTCAG GTACAGAGCCACTGTATGAATTCTGATGGTGCCGATGTAATACAGCATATGATTGACAATTTCCAGCTGTAG
- the LOC113713007 gene encoding EPIDERMAL PATTERNING FACTOR-like protein 2, which yields MGSGGGRIFHYRNRHLLTFVLFLLITRSNPFKIIAEGRATPKLQVQSLEANQKRVEEKVVMVRSLIGSRPPRCERRCMSCGHCEAVQVPIVPSLKHQKIRSNQFFATPTIAYSRGDDISNYKPMCWKCKCGNFIFNP from the exons ATGGGTTCAGGAGGTGGCCGCATTTTTCACTATAGAAATCGACATCTCCTCACTTTTGTGCTCTTTCTTCTGATTACAAGATCGAACCCTTTTAAAATCATTGCTGAAG GCAGAGCAACTCCTAAATTGCAGGTTCAGAGCCTTGAAGCTAATCAG AAGAGAGTTGAAGAGAAGGTTGTCATGGTGAGGTCTTTGATAGGATCAAGGCCACCAAGATGTGAGAGAAGATGCATGTCTTGTGGGCACTGTGAAGCAGTTCAAGTTCCAATTGTTCCCAGTCTAAAGCACCAAAAAATAAGGAGCAATCAGTTCTTTGCAACACCTACTATAGCTTATTCAAGAGGTGATGATATCTCCAACTATAAGCCTATGTGTTGGAAGTGTAAATGTGGCAACTTCATTTTCAATCCTTGA